From Nocardia sp. NBC_00416:
ACATCGACACCGCCCAGTTCTACGGGAACGGATTCGCCAACGAGGTGATCCGCGAGGCCGTCCGGCCCGCGGACGGCGTCCTCGTCGTCAGCAAGGTCGGCGCCACTCCCGACCCCGGCGGCCCCTACCCGATGCGGCTCGCGCAACGGCCCGAGGAGCTGCGGGCCGCCGTCGACGACAACCTCGCAAGCCTCGGCCTCGACCAGATCCCCCTGGTCAATCTGCGCCGGGCCGCCACCGGCCCCGGGCTGCGCGCTGTGGGTGAGCAAGCGGTCGATATCGACGACCAGCTCGCCGTCATGACCGCCCTGCGCGACGAGGGCAAGATCGGCGCGATCGGGATCAGCAACGTCGGAATCGAGGAACTGAACCGGGCACTGCCGGCGAGCCCGGCGTGCGTGCAGAACGCCTACAGCCTCGTATCCCGCACCGACGAGGACCTGCTCGAGCTCTGCCTGGCCGAGAACATCGCCTGGGTGCCGTACTTCCCGCTCGGCAGCTCCTTCCCGGGGATGCCGAAGGTGACCGAGGAACCGGCC
This genomic window contains:
- a CDS encoding aldo/keto reductase; protein product: MTTTESTTATGARRAGGPGPLAGRTVSRVGFGAMQLERLRDDRDTAVGIVRRAIALGIDHIDTAQFYGNGFANEVIREAVRPADGVLVVSKVGATPDPGGPYPMRLAQRPEELRAAVDDNLASLGLDQIPLVNLRRAATGPGLRAVGEQAVDIDDQLAVMTALRDEGKIGAIGISNVGIEELNRALPASPACVQNAYSLVSRTDEDLLELCLAENIAWVPYFPLGSSFPGMPKVTEEPAVRAAARALGHTPAQIGLAWLLHHAPNTMLIPGTADAGHLAANVAAGAVALDTATLAALDAVPSRSGDIIG